The DNA region TTATTCAAAAGCACTTACTTACTTTAGGAAAAAAACGATTCTAAATATTTCTCAGTAAAAAGTTAAATAGTCTCTACAAGCAGACATAACTAGTTAAACGGAAATTGGCCTGGAAGTTCATAAAAAGAACGCACATTTAGGCAACCTAAATACTTAAAAGACCTCACAGATCACATCATTGTCCATATGCGAAAGTGGTTACGATGCAACTCCTGAATCATCTGAACCGATTTAAACAGACACGCTTCGGGGGGGACAGAAAAGCTTCACTATTATGAAGAACAGAACGAGGTGTTCCGCGAAATTACTCTAACTAGCTTAAGCTGGTTAGCAGATCATCCTGGCAGCTGGCAGAAGATAACGAATGAAAGATGTTGTACATCTGTACGGCAGTACCTAACACATCGGATAAAATTACATCTCGAAgtacttttgttaatgttttttttttaagaaaaaaagagtATGGCTGCCTTTTCTAACTGTACGGATACTACTGCAATTACGGCAGAAGCGAGGTCTATAAGGAGGAGCGTACAAAATACTTAGATATATTAAGCGCGATATAACGAGAAAATGTTACCTTATACGGATTCCGTAAAAGATTAGCAGCTTAAATGTTATATTTTCCTGTTGATGATGTTTTCCCCATTTCGATATCAGACTTTAGACGTTTGAATGCAGTGCGTCGGTCTTGCTTAGCTGAAACGCTATCCCGCGCGGGGACTGCAGCGTGGCGCCCACTGCGCACGTTGTTATGGTCATCTTAGGATCTCCAAATTCGGACACTATTAGGGTTACTGTCAAGGAGTGTATTGGATTTTATATGAAAATGTATAGACGCTGTTATACAAAGCGACATCACTGGTGCCACCGCGGTCAGACCCGGCTTCGGCTTTATTTGGGGATAGCCACAGGATTATCTAATGGGGCCGAGGGTAAAGCTTACCGAGCGGGGGTCAGACACAGCTGAATCGCGTGGAATTCTATACTTTTCATTTGCATTAGTTAAAtcattcattttaaaagttggccaggaaattttttttttaatgttttgggGATTCTTATTGAAAATCACTATAGCAGATTTTAATACTTTGCAGGCATAAATTGCCTGCGAATAGCTTTCTTTGTGTAGTCATGATATAATTGAACGCTTACGCCTTTTTAATTGACGATTTAAGTATATGTATTGTAAACTTAGGCTCAAGAAATTGGCCTACGCTACTCAGACGGACCATTTCATTTAGTCAAATGAACATTTGTAATGATTCCAAGATGCCATGTTTCTAAAAACTCAAAATTTAAGCCGAGAAGTTAATTTAGAAAGTTAAAACAAATCCCCAGTGTGCATTTTAACTTCATTTAAATGTGCTCCCCCCACCATAACTTTATACAGCATGCTGTTCACTGAGAAGTAACAAATACCATATTGTCCAGAGTCTGCTGCAGTACTTTCATTCAAGTGGCCTATCTGGGGACAGCATGATGGCACTGTTGTCTGAAACATTCTGGGTTGGGGGATCGAATTCCACCCCCACCATGTGGGTATGAAGTGTGTGTTCTCGCTATACTATGtaagtttcctccaggtacactGGCCAGCTGTGCAAACACATGCAGCCATGTGATGTGGCATCTCTAAACTGTTTAGTGCAGTGCTTAGTTTCCAATCTAgttctcagggacccacagacagtccacagtttTGCACACGTTTGAGACCATAACCATGTTGTTACTTTAAAATTGCCTACTAAGCCCAAAGGGCAGTCTTTATGTACAAAGGTGTAAGCCAAATGCGTTACCGTGAAGGTAACCATCACATTTAGGCAGGTTAAACAGGACAACCATCAGTAAATAATTTTGGTATTTAATCGCTGACATCAGGTCCTGGTCCTCAGCCTGAAGGCCTTTTGTTGTTGTCGTCTGCGTGATTTGTAGCAATTTTTGTGTTTATAGTCTCCGTTAAGTAACGTTAAGTTAGAATTTAAGACTATAATTGCACAATAGCTAaatctctgtgcttgtgatgggaaggtcgctggttcaagcctgGAAACAGAATCGCCACATGTCCGTGGgctcttgaacaaggcccttaacccccagctccatgggtgtcactATAGGTGGCGACCCTTCACTGCTAAGCTTTGCTGTCATTTACATATGTCTGTATGTCCTGGAGGGCAAGATGGGATAGATGAAAAGTGAATTTCCCACAAAAGTGTCATTATTACCATTACTGTGATTCTGTGCCTGGCTGGCACCACGTGTTCAGTTATAGAAGATTAATCAACACCCTTCATATTCGGGAATTCAACTATAATGGCTCCATAACTCCCAAACAAACCACATACACATTAGCCACCCATCAAGGAACATTTAATAATTCATGACAGAATAATCACAGCATCTGTTAAATATTAACAAATTTACAAAATAGAGcgttaaaaaaaactgaaaaaacccAGCTGCAGGTGTCCTAGTCAATCTCCGATTTCCGCCACCCAGATTGAAGATGGCTCCTATTATTCCAATCCAATGCCTACTAGTCCTACTCCAGTGCCCTGTGCTCTGTGAATTACAGCTCATCCTTGTCTGTGGTGTCCTACAAGGACAAAGAAACAGTCAGATGGCAGCACAACCCCAAACAATCCAAAGATTTCTCCTAATTATACCATTCGAAATACACCGGAAGATTATACACCGAAAGGGACATAGTCTTGAACCAAGTTGCAATTTTTATGCATTAATAGAAGATGGGTGCTTTTTAATGCTAATGAGCAATTTCAGATTAACGTCTTTGCAGTCATTTACAATTTACACATTCAAGTCAGCACATCCTGTGAAAACCACCCAGACtcacctcctcttcctcagcatCATCCTCTACAGGTTCCTCATTTTCCTCCTCTGGCTTCTCCTCCACCTGCAGAGGAATGGGCGGCTTCTCATTAACTAGAGGCCATTAGGTAAAGACTGCAGAATCTCTAGTAGCAATGGAATAAATTTTTTCAATTTAGAACCAAAGCTAACGGAGGGTATGATATGAACCTGCTCGTTGACATCTACGTTCATGCTGAGTCGCAGCATCTGCTCTATCCGCTCTCCATAAGCCTTAGTGTCCGCCAGCTGATAGCCTGAAAGTAAGGTGGTAGTTTCAAACAGCACCACTGCAAGGTCTGCAGCAGTCTGGTCCTCTGGGTTGGCCTGCATGAGAggcacatttgcattatgtCACTTATGTGCTTATAGAAGGCCAAGGCAGTAAGGAATTTAAGAACAGCAACAGCGTCATGTATTGCCAATATACTTTTGTCTACAGAAGCTTATGTATGTCAGTTGATAAAATCAAAGCAACCTTCAGAATTAAATACAGGAACAAAAACTTACGTCCTTATGTTCCAtttaggggcagcatggtggtgcagtggttagcactgttgcctcacacctctgggacccgggttcaagtctctacctgggtcacacgtgtgtggagcttgcatgttctccccatgtcatcgtggggttccctctgggtactccggtttccccccacagtccaaaaacatgctgaggctaattggagttgctaaattgcacgtaggtatgcatgtgtgagtgaatggtgtgtgaatgtgccctgtgatgggctggctccccatcctggttgttctctgccttgtgcccatggcttctgggataggctccggaccccccgtgacccagtaggataagcggtttggaagatggatggatgttccatTTACTTTAGCGTGAATCACTATTTAATGTAGCTCACTTTCATCATGGCTTAATCAAGGGTTGTTTAAGAGGGAAtagtcaacacacacacacggtgcacaCTGGAGAAATTTTATCTAGAAATGACAACTTACTGAAACTCGTTTCAGCATCTCCTTGATGACAGGATGCCTGGGGTTGATTTCTAGAGTTTTTTTTCTGGCTTACATAGTAActacaaaaaaatttaaatagcaTGAGTGTTGGTATGCAATGTTCATATATCTCTATTATACAGTAAAAAACTGACAAGACCAAGCAAAGACTCACTTTGTGGAAATGTCTCTTCCCGTTTGACAGGCCTGTGCTTTTATTATCCGTTCCACGTTTCCAGACCAACTGGCACCCTTATTGGCTGGCAACTAGCACACAGGGAGATTTGGTCAGCCTCTGAGAAAGAGCAGCCTTCTCGATCTGTAGCGGGAATGGGTCTCATCAGATTAAATATATATGACAGGCACTTTGCTTAAATTCTGGAAATGAGGTGGCCTGCTAATAAGCATGTCACTCTTAAAGCCTACTACCTTGTCTTTCAAGGCCTTGTCCTTCATCCAGGTTGTGAGACGTTCAAATTCCTTTTCAAGGGCCTCCCTCTTCTCCTTGGCCTGGTCAGTCTCATCAAACTTGACACCCTCCTTGGCAACGTTCTGGAAACGTTTGCCATCAAATTCAGGCAGGGCCTGCATACAGTACTTGTCCACAGGCTCTGTCAGGTAGATCACTTCATAGCCCTTCTTCAGTTGCCTCTCCACAAATGGAGAAGATTCTGCCTGCAAGTCACAGATGCACAACCGCCACATTACTAGGCTGTCACTATCGATTATATAAATAATCTATCAATCTGACGATTCATCGCGTAATCATCTATATCCATCCGTTTTCCGAAACCGATTAATCGCAACTGGGGtcgcaggcaggaaccaaccctgagcAGTCACCAAAACACTGCAGAGCGTACACACTCACAGGGCCAACTTAGACTCACTGATCAAGCTAACccgcatgcttttggaccatgGGAGGAAATCGGATCTGatgctgtttaaaaaagacaatgaaACCAATACAGGCCTAAAACACCAGTTATAAGATTTTGCAGGGGAAGAAATGTGATGTGCAACCTTATTACTAATTAAACCAATCCACAGGACTTTCCAGAATTAAATTTATGATCAACTAGCTCACAAGGATTTTGTTTTGGCATGATGCCAAGAgttataataataaacaaacaaaagattACTGGTAAGGAAATTGAAACAAGACACATCACATCAatcaactaaaaaaaaaaaaacattaaagtgGTAATATAAAACACTAAGAAGAAGAGAAGCCTGTGGacccccaaagcccaccttcATCAGGCTGTCTCTGGTGTTATTCCTTGTATGTGTGAACGTACTTGGCAAGAAACTCTATTCTGATTGTGAGTTACATTAGCaccaacaggtcagcaaaaaaGGATGTTTACCCTTAAAAGCAAATCACTACGCTGAAAAGATAAGGTTGGCGATTATACAACAGCAGGTACAAAGCCAGTCCGATCATCGTTTTATACAATGTGACatgttctgtggggggcggcatggtggtgcagtggttagcactgttgcctcacacctcttggacccgggttcgagtctccgcctgggtggagtttgcatgttgcatgttctccccatgtcgtcgtggggtttccccccacagtcctatgagggagttgctaaattgcccgtgggagtgcgtgtgtgagtgtgccgtgcgatgggctggcccctgatcctgggttgttccctgccttgttcccattgcttccgggataggctccggactccccatccagtaggataagcggtttggaatggatggataatatacaGTGTTTGGTACAGCATATTCCTATTTCAGCATCGAAATGGTATTCGTCCAATGGAACACAGCAATGATTAATTAATTGTAAGGACATGGAAGATACCGATTGGAATTTTGGAAGTGTTTCATGATTATTTTTATGGTTATTTTGCGTGGTGTGTCGCAATTGGCTCTGCCGCCATTCCTCAGGTTTTAGCAGAAGAACATTGTGGGGGGAAGACTTAATGGGGTCTGGAAGTTAGTGTCCTGGAGTGGTGATTGAGTATTGCAGTGAAGGCGACAATCAGCgtctgtctttgtttttaataaaacaaaagaagaataATAATAAGCATGAAACGACTGTGGATTGTTCGTTTTGTTTGTGCTCTTCTTGCCTTTGGTAAGCATAGCCGTTTTATTTGATTTGGCTTCCTGGCAGTGCTTACAGtaattttacagattttttgtTTGGCTTACAGTTAAAGCGGTAGTTAATGTCAGGCAGAATGATAATCTGTTGATCGCTTTAAACTGAGCAACGACCTGCATGTTGTGACTGTGACACTGTTGCGTTTCCAGAACTTTCCCTCGGCTGGTCAAGAGACAGACGTAAACCAGCTTAAAACAAGCCTCCTCAAAATATTCTTCAAGCAAGCGTTACTCGGTAAGATTTCACGCCAGGCGTTTCTTCTCCCGTACGCAGAGTGGCACATTGGCAAGCGAAGCTCCGCGGTGTAATCAACGTGAGACGCCAGAATGCCCTCCCCATCATGCCCACTTCTCCTGAGCATTTTAGACAGgacatgtccatccatccatccatccattttccaaaccgcttatcctattgggtcgcggggggtccggagcctatcccggaagcaatgggcacgaggctgggaacaacccaggatggggggccaggccattgcagggcacactcacacaccattcactcacacatgcacacctacgggcaatttagcaagtccaattagcctcagcatgtttttggactgtggggggaaaccggagtacccggaggaaaccccacgacgacatggggagacatgcaaactccacccaggcagagactcgaacccgggtcccagacgcgtgagacaacagtgctaaccactgcaccaccatgccgctgcactgtgtattattttatatataaatagtaCACTACAACATACAAGGTGAAACTTTAGAATGTTGCGGTATGAAGAGCGCACTTCCCTGGGTAAATACCTTTACCGTAAAAAAGAAGGTGTCATGACCTAAGTACTAGTTACCTTCGCGGTCCTGCTGATAAGAAATTATAAGTCGGTGCTGTCGCAAACGACAGCCCTGGACAGCCCCCTCACTTTCTCCCCCCATCTAATCATCTGTGCTCGTCCCACACTCACCAGCTTTTCCAGTTTCTGAGAGTACTGAATGAAATGTGAAAGAGAAGTACAATTTGTAGAAGTATTGCAAGGAGCACCTGGAAATGTTAACGTTGATAAATGTTTTTAACTGAATGCTATTAGTCTTTTGTGGTCATATGTAGATTTGGAAGCAGGGGTTAAAAACTGCTTATCATATTCAAGGTTGtaggtggtccggagcctatcagaCGCAAGGCAGGGACCAAAACCCCATTGCTAAGCCATCGCaggtcacattcacacacaccatgcactcacatacctgtaaggaaaagtggtaaagatTTCCCTATGtttttggttgatcatttgaatacaTGCAGGGTTATCAAATTATGATCATGGGGAAAGTCAGAGAGAGAATAGGGGTTCCAGccggcaccactagggtgataagcAAGTAACTGAATTTACAGTGGCATGAGAACGCCAGTGGCCAGACTGAGTTACCACTTGctattgcaggttcgaatccctgaccagcaaggcaccactgaggtaccctgagcaacgtACCACCTCCAAGCACTGCTTCCCGGgctctgaattagctgccccctgctatgtcacattgtcacatatgggttaaatgcagaggacacatttcattgttgtgcactgtgtgctgtggtgtgtcaacaatgacaactgaTCGCTAAATTCATAAATTCAGGGAAGTCTCCATCCTGTTTTGTCTCATCTCTGCTTCAGACTCCTCACATTCCAGAATGTCACCCTTCATATGCATCAATCACAACACttatacacagttgggggggttGAGGTATAAAGGGGAGTGAAGAACTGTCTTTAATTTGTATTTGAGTTGCCTTTCAATACCCAGTGTATTTCTACACtgcattacattgtattatttttactgttcaataaaCTGTACCATTGTTTTGCTGAAACGTTTTTTGGCTAATATTTTCCTCAAGAAGAGAGATTTCTTCACCTAAGAGAGAAGACTGACCAGAAAACCTCATTCCAGATCTGCCACCTTCTTCTTCGAATTTAAAGACCCAGAAGGAATCACACTTGTGAAAATTGCAGATTCCCAAGTGGCATGATCCTCATGGAAGATTAAAAATAACCCGAGAGTGGGGAGCCAAATCACACGTCAGGCTAGCAGTGATTGAGGATTTATCTGATGTGCTGTGAAAGAGTTTTTATTCTGCAATGAGAGACGCCAAGTCATCGACTGAAGACATTCATATTACATTAATAAcacctgtgaaaatgttaatgTCTACTCTTGCTCCACATTCAGAAATGACAAATAATTTGACACATGTGGGTCCATCCTAACCTTGATAAATTTGAGTTATATGTGGATTTGGTTTGTTCTACTGATAGTTCTGTCGCTTTGCTCATCACTTTCTTTCGCTGGTATTTGTGCAAATGGCTTTATCTGGGTAGTGTATCGTCAAAAAGAGTTAATTCCAACAGAATTAATGCAGTGCCACATTGTGATATCAAAGAGAAGGGCAGCCATAGACATTTGATTGTCATCATGATAACTCAAAAATTATTTGTTGGATCTTTTCCAAACTTTGCAGACACATTGTATGGGTTGAGATCTGGACCTCTGGAATGAGGGCTTGTTTTTTAGGGCTGTTGCCCTGGTGATTATAgtttacatattttattttttgctctGTCTCTGTGCCAAAGGGCAGTTTTGACACTTGATCCTGATAACATGATAACTCAAAAATATTAGAAAGAAGTAGGAGTGAAGAACTAGATCTgataaaattttgagacaaatcaccTCAAAGTTGAAGCAATGCCACTTGGTGGCAGCAAAGGGAAAGGTGACTGCAGACATTTTACAGTATGCATGTGATGTCAATAAGTAATTGATGACTCTTATCACTGCTTCAAAAAAGCATTAAATGGATGAAGATCTATAGCTGATTTCATTTTGAGACAAACCAAAACAGAAGCACCAGTGCTAGGTAGTCAAGGAAGGAAATGGCTATAGAAGGCAGATTTTCTTGTAAacataacatacacaaataacAGTATCTCATAGATCTTTTTCAAACCCTGCAAACACATTGTGTGGGTGAATATCTGGAAGTgttcaaattttgagacaaatgcCTCCAAAACAGAAGCAGCGCCACACAGTGGTATCAAAGAAAATGACATCCTCAGACACTTAATCTTCTCagcatgataactcaaaaagtatttgtcaAATCCGACCAGTAGCAATCTATTAGCTGGTTGGCAAAATTTATCATGGAGTCAATGTTGGCACATAAAAGAACAGCTATAAGTGTATATCTGGTGAACCTAAAAACACCGAGACAAATCACACATATGTGGGCTTTAAAAAGGTGGGAGAGTGTGTGGGGTAGGCTTAGGCCATACTACGGTAATATTTTCAGTACaccagtgtatttttgtttggtgATCTTTATCATGGGGACTTCCCTTACCAAGATTTAAAAATTCTGGAATCGTATTG from Brienomyrus brachyistius isolate T26 chromosome 1, BBRACH_0.4, whole genome shotgun sequence includes:
- the LOC125748477 gene encoding endoplasmin-like, translated to MQANPEDQTAADLAVVLFETTTLLSGYQLADTKAYGERIEQMLRLSMNVDVNEQVEEKPEEENEEPVEDDAEEEEDTTDKDEL
- the LOC125750351 gene encoding LOW QUALITY PROTEIN: endoplasmin-like (The sequence of the model RefSeq protein was modified relative to this genomic sequence to represent the inferred CDS: deleted 1 base in 1 codon; substituted 1 base at 1 genomic stop codon) gives rise to the protein MWRLCICDLQAESSPFVERQLKKGYEVIYLTEPVDKYCMQALPEFDGKRFQNVAKEGVKFDETDQAKEKREALEKEFERLTTWMKDKALKDKIEKAALSQRLTKSPCVLVASQXGCQWSGNVERIIKAQACQTGRDISTNYYVSQKKNSRNQPQASCHQGDAETSFSCFDFIN